One segment of Alistipes finegoldii DSM 17242 DNA contains the following:
- a CDS encoding zinc ribbon domain-containing protein, giving the protein MALINCPECGNSISDQASHCPKCGYQISNHSFFPKTEGCFLQSMNMGCLILVIIFLFSIILSEYDIPEEDLPIIGIITIIVFGIMICYNFFKKKKQNQ; this is encoded by the coding sequence ATGGCACTAATCAATTGTCCAGAATGTGGGAATAGCATTTCAGATCAGGCATCTCACTGCCCCAAATGCGGATATCAAATTAGTAATCACAGCTTCTTTCCCAAAACAGAAGGTTGCTTTTTACAATCAATGAATATGGGATGCCTAATATTAGTTATTATATTCCTTTTTAGCATAATCCTTTCGGAATATGACATACCAGAAGAAGACCTCCCAATAATAGGTATAATTACGATTATTGTATTTGGAATAATGATATGTTACAATTTTTTCAAAAAGAAAAAACAAAATCAATGA
- a CDS encoding radical SAM protein, translating into MTSLFHDIIFGPVHSRRLGLSLGVNLLPTDSKLCSFDCIYCECGWNAEHPGGRRFNAREDVRTQLEATLRRMVADGTPPDVITFAGNGEPTLHPEFEAVIGDTIALRDALCPSAKVSVLSNATQLHREEVRRALLRVDNNILKLDSAFDATARLMNNPQSPAYTVRGVVEQMKGFDGRLTVQTMFLRGECDGQKTDNTTEEEVSAWLRLIEEIRPRQVMVYSLDRDTPCRTLEKVPREELQAIAARVEALGIPCSVA; encoded by the coding sequence ATGACATCACTATTTCACGACATCATTTTCGGCCCGGTGCACTCACGGCGGCTGGGCCTTTCGCTGGGGGTGAACCTCCTGCCGACCGATTCGAAACTCTGCTCGTTCGACTGCATCTACTGCGAATGCGGCTGGAACGCCGAACACCCCGGCGGACGGCGATTCAACGCCCGCGAAGATGTCCGCACGCAGCTCGAAGCGACGCTGCGCCGCATGGTGGCGGACGGCACGCCGCCCGACGTCATCACCTTCGCCGGCAACGGCGAGCCGACCCTGCATCCCGAATTCGAAGCGGTGATCGGCGATACGATCGCCCTGCGCGACGCATTGTGCCCGTCGGCCAAAGTCTCGGTGCTCTCGAACGCCACCCAGCTCCACCGCGAAGAGGTGCGCCGCGCCCTGCTGCGGGTGGACAACAACATCCTCAAGCTCGACTCGGCGTTCGACGCTACGGCGCGTCTGATGAACAACCCCCAAAGCCCCGCCTACACCGTCCGCGGCGTCGTGGAGCAGATGAAGGGCTTCGACGGACGCCTGACCGTGCAGACCATGTTCCTGCGCGGCGAATGCGACGGACAGAAAACAGACAACACGACCGAAGAGGAGGTCTCGGCGTGGCTGCGGCTGATCGAAGAGATCCGGCCGCGGCAGGTCATGGTCTACTCGCTCGACCGCGACACCCCGTGCCGGACGCTCGAAAAGGTTCCGCGCGAGGAGCTGCAGGCCATCGCCGCCCGCGTCGAAGCGCTCGGCATCCCCTGTTCGGTAGCATAA
- a CDS encoding immunoglobulin-like domain-containing protein yields the protein MRLLLLSLLLVAGCTATAQRRPTARELGELQDSVWRRLDILRTTDRGFAACTPEREAFDGIANAARTSAPKEIASVADAVRSSGTDETEGIVRVRLLRADSAMKARFRRYVHDSPLIRLEGFDPDTTPYPPAPEGTPPPDGLSMDAEYAFYPAETDCVRLTIRYRGDSTVYFGTDYTVCRFQNGRWETLPGADAWNSLLIGIGRPQFPVPGDARQTKEYAYGFTARLAPRVYPSVYARYRICKNVYMENPHRNYLLTADFTVTPFVPFTRFPEQTGDNN from the coding sequence ATGAGACTGCTCCTGTTATCGCTGTTGCTCGTTGCCGGTTGTACGGCGACCGCCCAGCGCCGTCCCACGGCGCGCGAACTGGGCGAACTGCAGGACAGCGTGTGGCGCCGTCTCGACATCCTGCGCACGACCGACCGGGGATTCGCCGCCTGCACACCGGAGCGCGAAGCATTCGACGGAATCGCGAACGCCGCCCGCACATCTGCGCCCAAGGAAATCGCAAGCGTCGCCGACGCCGTCCGGTCGTCCGGGACCGACGAAACCGAGGGGATCGTCCGCGTCCGTCTGCTCCGGGCCGACTCGGCGATGAAAGCCCGCTTCCGCCGTTACGTGCACGACAGCCCCCTGATCCGGCTCGAAGGGTTCGATCCCGACACGACGCCCTATCCGCCCGCCCCCGAAGGCACGCCGCCGCCCGACGGACTGAGCATGGACGCCGAATACGCCTTCTACCCTGCGGAGACCGACTGCGTACGGCTTACGATCCGCTACCGAGGCGATTCGACCGTCTATTTCGGGACGGACTACACCGTTTGCAGGTTCCAAAACGGCCGGTGGGAAACACTGCCGGGCGCCGACGCATGGAACTCCCTGCTGATCGGCATCGGCCGCCCGCAATTTCCCGTCCCCGGCGACGCCCGGCAGACGAAAGAGTACGCCTACGGCTTCACGGCCCGGCTCGCGCCGCGCGTCTATCCGTCCGTATACGCCCGTTACCGCATCTGCAAAAACGTTTACATGGAAAATCCGCACCGCAACTACCTGCTCACCGCCGATTTTACGGTGACGCCCTTCGTCCCGTTCACCCGCTTTCCGGAGCAGACGGGCGACAACAACTGA
- a CDS encoding YaaA family protein encodes MQILLSCAKTMAESTSLPIPRTTSPLYGAQAGELAGQLATLSTEELAKILRVNHRIAATNRLRYSRFHDDAERALPALAAYTGIVFKRIAPADFTAGDFEYAQAHLNITSFLYGLLRPLDAIRTYRLEGDAVLPGHGEQTVFEYWQDKLTDAFLEKIKADDGILVNLASSEMKRLFDWKRICREVRVVTPEFRIREDDRLKTVVVYTKMCRGEMTRHILKNRIGDPQQLKAFEWEGFRLNPTLSKADDWVFTM; translated from the coding sequence ATGCAAATACTCCTCTCCTGCGCCAAAACGATGGCCGAAAGCACCTCCCTGCCGATACCCCGCACCACTTCGCCCCTTTACGGCGCGCAGGCCGGGGAGTTGGCCGGACAGCTGGCGACGCTCTCCACCGAAGAGCTGGCGAAAATCCTGCGCGTAAACCATCGGATCGCCGCGACGAACCGGCTCCGCTACAGCCGCTTCCACGACGATGCGGAGAGGGCGCTGCCGGCGCTGGCGGCCTACACGGGCATCGTGTTCAAACGGATCGCTCCGGCGGATTTCACGGCCGGGGATTTCGAATATGCGCAGGCGCACCTCAACATCACCTCGTTCCTTTACGGACTGCTCCGCCCGCTGGACGCGATCCGCACCTACCGGCTCGAAGGCGACGCCGTACTGCCCGGCCACGGCGAGCAGACGGTTTTCGAATATTGGCAGGACAAACTGACGGACGCCTTTCTGGAGAAGATCAAGGCCGACGACGGCATACTGGTCAATCTGGCCAGCAGTGAGATGAAGCGGCTGTTCGACTGGAAGCGCATCTGCCGCGAAGTGCGGGTCGTCACCCCCGAATTCCGCATCCGCGAAGACGACCGGCTGAAAACCGTCGTGGTCTATACGAAAATGTGCCGCGGCGAAATGACCCGTCATATCCTCAAAAACCGCATCGGCGATCCGCAGCAGCTGAAAGCGTTCGAGTGGGAGGGTTTCCGGCTGAATCCGACGCTCAGCAAAGCCGACGACTGGGTGTTTACGATGTAA
- the dxs gene encoding 1-deoxy-D-xylulose-5-phosphate synthase, whose product MTPEEYRLLLHIDSPEDLKRLSAEELRAYCDELRRYIVDECSVNPGHLASSLGAVELAAALHYVFDTPADKIVWDVGHQTYAHKIITGRREAFKTKRRLGGISGFPRMSESEYDAFGGGHASVSISAAFGMAKAAELRGEKYRVVAVIGDGSMTGGLAFEGLNNAGASKRTNLLVILNDNNMAIDQATGALKNYLLKISTSVHYNRFKQRLWGILSHTPRLLRLCQKAGNAVKQGLLNKSNLFESLNFRYFGPVDGHNLKELVRTLRALRDIEGPKLLHVMTVKGKGYLPAEHNQPVWHAPGRFNPDTGERISSPGSASRYQDVFGETLVELAERDSRVVGVTPAMPSGCSMNLLMQAMPSRCFDVGIAEGHAVTFSAGLAAAGMVPFCNIYSTFMQRAYDNVIHDVAIQDLPVVMCLDRGGLVGEDGVTHHGVFDMAAFGCVPTLAIAAPMDELELRGMMYTGLQYGHPFMIRYPRGCGEGRMWRGARFETLPVGRGRKLRDGADVALVTVGTVGNAAARAAARAAEEGVSAAHYDLRFAKPLDEELLLEVGAKFRRVVTVEDGALRGGVGEAVAAFFNARGLDVSVRSLGIGDEWVEHGTPAQLYALCGYDEEGILKALLETKQAPVCAE is encoded by the coding sequence ATGACGCCGGAAGAATACAGACTGCTTCTACATATCGATTCGCCGGAGGACCTCAAAAGGCTCTCCGCGGAGGAGTTGCGCGCTTACTGCGACGAGTTGCGACGCTATATCGTCGACGAATGTTCGGTAAATCCCGGACACCTCGCGTCGAGTCTGGGGGCTGTGGAGCTGGCCGCCGCCCTGCATTATGTCTTCGACACGCCCGCCGATAAGATCGTGTGGGACGTGGGGCACCAGACCTATGCCCACAAGATCATCACGGGCCGCCGCGAAGCGTTCAAAACCAAGCGCCGGCTGGGGGGCATCAGCGGCTTCCCGCGCATGTCCGAGAGCGAATACGACGCTTTCGGCGGGGGACACGCCTCGGTGTCGATCTCGGCGGCCTTCGGCATGGCCAAGGCGGCCGAACTGCGGGGCGAGAAGTATCGGGTCGTGGCGGTCATCGGCGACGGTTCGATGACCGGCGGGCTGGCCTTCGAAGGGCTGAACAACGCCGGGGCCAGCAAGCGCACCAACCTGCTGGTGATTCTGAACGACAACAACATGGCGATCGATCAGGCCACGGGCGCGCTGAAAAACTACCTGCTCAAGATTTCGACTTCGGTCCACTACAACCGCTTCAAGCAACGGTTGTGGGGCATCCTTTCGCATACGCCGCGCCTGCTGCGTCTCTGCCAGAAGGCGGGCAACGCCGTCAAGCAGGGGCTGCTCAACAAGAGCAATCTGTTCGAAAGTCTCAATTTCCGCTATTTCGGACCCGTGGACGGCCACAACCTCAAGGAATTGGTGCGGACGCTTCGCGCGCTGCGCGATATCGAAGGACCCAAACTGCTGCACGTCATGACCGTAAAGGGCAAGGGCTACCTGCCCGCCGAGCACAACCAGCCCGTCTGGCATGCGCCGGGGCGGTTCAATCCCGATACGGGCGAGCGGATTTCGTCGCCGGGTTCGGCGTCGCGCTATCAGGACGTGTTCGGCGAGACGCTCGTCGAACTTGCCGAACGCGACAGCCGCGTCGTGGGCGTCACGCCCGCCATGCCGTCGGGCTGCTCGATGAATCTGCTGATGCAGGCCATGCCGTCGCGCTGTTTCGACGTGGGCATCGCCGAGGGGCATGCCGTGACTTTCTCGGCGGGACTCGCCGCCGCGGGCATGGTGCCCTTCTGCAATATCTATTCGACCTTCATGCAGCGGGCTTACGACAATGTGATCCACGACGTCGCCATTCAGGACCTTCCGGTGGTGATGTGTCTCGACCGGGGCGGTCTGGTCGGCGAGGACGGCGTGACGCATCACGGAGTCTTCGACATGGCGGCCTTCGGCTGCGTGCCGACACTGGCGATCGCCGCGCCGATGGACGAGCTGGAACTGCGCGGCATGATGTATACGGGACTGCAGTACGGCCATCCCTTCATGATCCGCTATCCCCGCGGCTGCGGCGAAGGCCGGATGTGGCGCGGTGCGCGGTTCGAAACCCTGCCCGTGGGCCGGGGACGCAAGCTCCGCGACGGAGCGGATGTGGCGCTGGTGACCGTCGGGACGGTCGGCAACGCCGCCGCACGCGCCGCCGCACGCGCCGCCGAAGAAGGGGTGAGCGCAGCCCATTACGACCTGCGCTTCGCCAAACCTCTCGACGAGGAACTGCTCCTCGAAGTGGGTGCGAAGTTCCGCCGCGTGGTGACGGTCGAGGACGGCGCCCTGCGCGGAGGCGTCGGCGAAGCCGTCGCGGCATTTTTCAATGCACGCGGGCTGGACGTTTCGGTGCGTTCGCTGGGCATCGGCGACGAGTGGGTCGAACACGGAACTCCGGCTCAGCTCTATGCCCTCTGCGGCTATGACGAGGAGGGTATTCTGAAAGCCCTGCTCGAAACGAAACAGGCGCCGGTCTGCGCCGAATAA
- the pyrH gene encoding UMP kinase, with protein sequence MKYKRILLKLSGESLQGSQKYGLSPEVLQSYAEQIKAAAGTGVQIGIVIGGGNIFRGLTGAKKGFDRVKGDQMGMLATIINSLALQSALEDNGVKAKVLTSIRMEPIGEYYSKARAIEYLEAGYVVIIGGGTSNPYFTTDSASALRGIEIEADVMLKGTRVDGVYTADPEKDPTAVKFDRITFEEVLDRRLKVMDLTAFTLCRENGLGIIVFDMDTPGNLGKVLAGEQIGTLVTGLS encoded by the coding sequence ATGAAATACAAGAGAATACTCCTCAAACTGAGCGGCGAATCGCTGCAAGGTTCGCAGAAATACGGACTCTCGCCCGAAGTGCTCCAGTCCTACGCCGAACAGATCAAGGCGGCCGCCGGAACGGGCGTCCAGATCGGCATCGTCATCGGCGGCGGCAACATCTTCCGCGGACTCACCGGCGCCAAGAAGGGCTTCGACCGCGTGAAGGGCGACCAGATGGGCATGCTGGCCACGATCATCAACTCGCTGGCGCTGCAGTCGGCACTGGAGGACAACGGCGTGAAGGCCAAGGTACTGACTTCGATCCGCATGGAACCCATCGGCGAATACTACTCCAAGGCCCGTGCCATCGAGTACCTCGAAGCGGGCTATGTGGTGATTATCGGCGGCGGCACGTCGAATCCCTATTTCACGACCGACTCGGCGTCGGCGCTGCGCGGCATCGAGATCGAAGCCGACGTGATGCTCAAAGGCACCCGCGTGGACGGCGTTTACACGGCCGACCCCGAAAAGGACCCGACGGCCGTGAAGTTCGACCGGATCACGTTCGAGGAGGTGCTCGACCGCAGGCTGAAAGTCATGGACCTCACGGCGTTCACCCTTTGCCGCGAGAACGGACTCGGCATCATCGTCTTCGACATGGACACGCCGGGCAATCTGGGCAAAGTACTTGCAGGCGAACAGATCGGAACGCTCGTAACCGGGCTTTCATAG
- a CDS encoding TlpA family protein disulfide reductase, producing MATKKSNRQLWIMLALIVAIVAVILLLPSCGGNSSKKAGDVESTTLVKAGDKAPDFTVEMFGGGKTDLAELKGKVVLLNFWATWCPPCRQELARVQSDVIDRFAGRDFVFLPISRGETHQTVAAFREKTGYSFPMGLDPSQTVYDRYASNYIPRNFVIDRNGKVVLASVGYDPEEFDEMIKTIEKTLE from the coding sequence ATGGCGACAAAAAAGAGTAACAGACAATTATGGATCATGCTGGCGCTGATCGTCGCGATCGTCGCCGTCATCCTGCTGCTGCCTTCATGCGGCGGCAACAGCAGCAAAAAGGCAGGCGACGTCGAATCGACGACGCTCGTGAAGGCCGGCGACAAAGCCCCCGACTTCACGGTCGAGATGTTCGGCGGCGGCAAAACCGACCTCGCCGAACTGAAAGGCAAGGTCGTCCTGCTGAACTTCTGGGCCACGTGGTGTCCGCCCTGCCGGCAGGAGCTGGCGCGCGTGCAGAGCGACGTGATCGACCGTTTCGCAGGCCGCGATTTCGTATTCCTGCCCATCTCGCGCGGCGAAACGCACCAGACCGTGGCGGCGTTCCGCGAAAAGACCGGCTACTCCTTCCCGATGGGTCTCGACCCCTCGCAGACCGTCTACGACCGTTATGCGTCGAACTACATTCCGCGTAATTTCGTCATCGACCGCAACGGCAAGGTCGTGCTGGCGTCGGTAGGGTACGACCCCGAAGAGTTCGACGAAATGATCAAAACCATCGAAAAAACACTCGAATAA
- the frr gene encoding ribosome recycling factor, which translates to MDTKTILNEASGRMQKAIDHLEEELLNVRAGKASPNALNGIMVDYFGSQVPVSGAASVTVPDAKTILIQPWDKNMLRPLEKAIIDSNIGLTPSNNGEQIRLTIPPLTEERRKELVKQIRGEAETARISLRNARRDAVEAFKKAQKEGMPEDESKDGETQSQKLLEKFSKLLDEALLKKEKEIMTV; encoded by the coding sequence ATGGATACCAAAACGATTCTCAACGAAGCCTCCGGCCGTATGCAGAAGGCTATCGACCACCTCGAAGAGGAACTTCTGAACGTGCGCGCGGGCAAAGCCTCGCCCAACGCCCTGAACGGCATCATGGTAGATTACTTCGGCTCGCAGGTGCCCGTATCGGGCGCGGCCAGCGTCACGGTTCCCGACGCCAAGACGATCCTGATCCAGCCGTGGGACAAGAACATGCTCCGCCCGCTGGAAAAAGCCATCATCGACTCGAACATCGGCCTGACCCCCTCGAACAACGGCGAGCAGATACGCCTGACGATTCCGCCCCTGACCGAAGAGCGCCGCAAGGAGCTGGTGAAGCAGATCCGCGGCGAAGCCGAAACGGCCCGCATCAGCCTGCGCAACGCCCGCCGCGACGCCGTCGAGGCATTCAAGAAGGCCCAGAAGGAGGGCATGCCCGAAGACGAATCGAAGGACGGCGAAACCCAGTCGCAGAAGCTGTTGGAAAAATTCTCTAAGCTGCTCGACGAAGCGCTCCTGAAGAAAGAGAAGGAGATCATGACCGTCTGA
- a CDS encoding DUF3575 domain-containing protein, producing the protein MKKPFRKISVLIVLFSLFGIQNAASQGYVKLNALYALVGVVNPSVEFAISPKSTLQTDIVVSPWKSINQKHMTFAIFMGEYRRYFKEHNRGWYLGANIGMMAFDMSKPYIEGWKLKFEDRYCKGYGMMIGLCVGYEHQFGERWLLDAFFGWAWMDSHYNGYSFDGKVDMYPHRPVQPENPDPFNGSSEWYPNKLGVSIGYRIFMPKRLRTDSSCCR; encoded by the coding sequence ATGAAAAAGCCATTCCGCAAGATTTCGGTCCTGATCGTATTGTTTTCGCTGTTCGGCATACAGAACGCAGCATCGCAGGGCTACGTCAAACTCAACGCGCTCTATGCGCTGGTCGGCGTCGTAAACCCCTCTGTGGAATTCGCCATATCCCCCAAATCGACCCTGCAGACCGACATCGTGGTCTCGCCGTGGAAGTCGATCAACCAAAAGCATATGACCTTCGCCATCTTCATGGGCGAATACCGCCGCTACTTCAAGGAGCACAACCGGGGCTGGTATCTGGGCGCCAATATCGGCATGATGGCTTTCGACATGTCTAAACCCTATATCGAAGGCTGGAAGCTGAAATTCGAAGACCGCTACTGCAAAGGCTACGGCATGATGATCGGCCTGTGCGTGGGTTACGAACACCAGTTCGGGGAGCGGTGGCTGCTCGACGCCTTCTTCGGATGGGCATGGATGGACAGCCACTACAACGGATACAGTTTCGACGGCAAGGTAGACATGTATCCCCACCGTCCGGTGCAGCCGGAGAACCCCGATCCGTTCAACGGCTCGTCGGAGTGGTATCCCAACAAGCTCGGCGTCTCGATCGGCTACCGGATTTTCATGCCCAAGCGCCTGCGCACCGACAGCTCCTGCTGCAGATAG
- the pckA gene encoding phosphoenolpyruvate carboxykinase (ATP), which yields MNKMDLKKYGITGVTEIVYNPSYDELFREETKKGLRGFEKGQETEMGAVNVMTGVYTGRSPKDKFFVMDETTKDTIWWTSDEYKNDNKPVTKAAWKELKKIASQELSGKKLYVVDTFCGANENSRLKIRFIMEVAWQAHFVKNMFIRPTDAELENYGEPDFVVLNASKAKVKNYKKLGLNSETAVVFNLTEKMQVIINTWYGGEMKKGMFSYMNYLLPLKGMASMHCSANTNAKGETAIFFGLSGTGKTTLSTDPKRELIGDDEHGWDDDGVFNFEGGCYAKVINLSQENEPDIWNAIRRNALLENVTVDKKGKIDFSDKSVTENTRVSYPIFHIENIVKPVSKAPAAKKVIFLSADAFGVLPPVSILNAEQTKYYFLSGFTAKLAGTERGITEPTPTFSACFGAAFLSLHPTKYGEELVKKMQKSGAKAYLVNTGWNGTGKRISIKDTRGIIDAILDGSIDKAETKTLPIFDFKIPTALPGVDPKILDPRDTYKNAKDWDVKAEDLANRFVKNFVKFTGNEEGKKLVAAGPKVK from the coding sequence ATGAACAAAATGGATTTGAAAAAGTACGGGATCACGGGTGTGACCGAGATCGTGTACAATCCGTCGTACGACGAACTCTTCCGCGAGGAGACCAAGAAGGGCCTCCGCGGCTTCGAAAAGGGTCAGGAGACCGAAATGGGCGCCGTGAACGTGATGACCGGCGTTTACACCGGCCGTTCGCCCAAAGACAAGTTCTTCGTAATGGACGAGACCACGAAAGATACGATCTGGTGGACTTCCGACGAGTATAAGAACGACAACAAGCCCGTAACCAAGGCGGCTTGGAAAGAGCTGAAGAAGATCGCTTCGCAGGAGCTGTCGGGCAAGAAGCTTTACGTCGTCGATACTTTCTGCGGCGCCAACGAGAACTCGCGTCTGAAGATCCGCTTCATCATGGAGGTGGCTTGGCAGGCGCACTTCGTTAAGAACATGTTCATCCGTCCGACCGACGCCGAACTGGAGAATTACGGCGAGCCCGATTTCGTCGTGCTCAACGCATCGAAGGCCAAGGTCAAGAACTACAAGAAACTCGGTCTGAACTCGGAGACGGCCGTCGTCTTCAACCTCACCGAGAAGATGCAGGTCATCATCAACACGTGGTACGGCGGCGAGATGAAGAAGGGCATGTTCTCCTACATGAACTACCTGCTTCCGCTCAAGGGCATGGCTTCGATGCACTGCTCGGCCAACACCAACGCCAAAGGCGAGACGGCTATCTTCTTCGGTCTGTCGGGAACCGGCAAGACCACGCTTTCGACCGACCCGAAGCGCGAGCTGATCGGCGACGACGAGCACGGCTGGGACGACGACGGCGTATTCAACTTCGAGGGCGGCTGCTACGCCAAGGTTATCAACCTCTCGCAGGAGAACGAGCCCGACATCTGGAACGCCATCCGCCGCAACGCGCTGCTGGAGAACGTGACGGTAGACAAGAAGGGCAAGATCGACTTCTCCGACAAGTCGGTTACGGAGAATACCCGCGTATCGTACCCGATCTTCCACATCGAAAACATCGTGAAGCCCGTATCGAAGGCTCCGGCCGCCAAGAAGGTGATCTTCCTCTCGGCCGACGCATTCGGCGTGCTGCCCCCGGTTTCGATCCTGAACGCCGAGCAGACCAAGTACTACTTCCTCTCCGGATTCACCGCCAAGCTGGCAGGTACCGAGCGCGGCATCACCGAGCCGACTCCGACCTTCTCGGCCTGCTTCGGCGCAGCGTTCCTTTCGCTGCACCCCACCAAGTACGGTGAGGAGCTGGTGAAGAAGATGCAGAAGTCGGGCGCCAAGGCTTACCTCGTGAACACGGGTTGGAACGGCACCGGCAAACGTATCTCGATCAAGGATACGCGCGGTATCATCGACGCCATCCTCGACGGTTCGATCGACAAGGCCGAGACCAAGACGCTGCCCATCTTCGACTTCAAGATCCCGACGGCTCTGCCCGGCGTGGATCCCAAGATCCTCGATCCGCGCGACACCTACAAGAACGCCAAGGATTGGGACGTGAAGGCCGAGGACCTCGCAAACCGCTTCGTAAAGAACTTCGTGAAGTTCACGGGCAACGAGGAAGGCAAGAAGCTCGTAGCTGCCGGCCCGAAGGTTAAGTAA